The Acidobacteriota bacterium sequence GTTGATTGCTTTTTCAATTTCCTCAGTGCTGCAACCGGCAGCCAGGGATTCGACCATCAGGGTGTCGAGCTTTGCGTGCTGAGCTTCTTCCATCCAATGATGTTTAAGAAGGCTTTTGAATTGGGCATCCAGGTGTTGGTCGTCGGCAATGCTGTCCAGATAGTGCCGTTGCGTCATCCACTCAATCTGCAAAATCACCAACGCCACCGCCAACGGCTGATGGGTCAGAACAGCCTTGGCAATTTCCGACGGCGGGCCAATGACCGCGCAATCGGTGCCAAACCCTTCCTGGAACTCTTCTGCAAAGCGCTTGAACAGATGGATGTGTTTGGCCTCTTCACCGGCAAATTGCAGGTATGCGCGGGTCTGGAAATCGTCGGCATCCAGTTGCGGGCGCGTGTGATCCATCACGAATGGCAAAATGAATTCTTCGACCAGGCCGAAGATGGTCAGATACGCGTTGCCACGAATTTGGTTCAGGATGCGCTTTTCATCGGCGTTGAGAAAATCCAGCGATTCCACGCGCGCCAGCGATTCGGGCATGAATGGTCGCGTAAAATCCAACCGCTTGTCGCCGCCAATGATGTCCTCGATTTTCCAATTGATCTTTTGCGAGGCAGCCAATGTGTCCTTGAAATTGTATCGAGGCGTTTCAGGCTTGGTCGCTTTCTGCGTTGTTACTCCAACAGTACTCATCATGGTCTCTCCTTCTGTTAATGTGTTTCGATCAAGATGATCAAAATTTCCCTTTGTCTTCCTGCGGATTCGTTCCGCTTACACGGGAATAGACGGATTCCGGGTTTGAAACCGGCCAAGCCGGGAAAAGAATTTTTTCGGGTTTAGCCCGGATTGGGTCGTTGTGATAGATTGGCCGAAAACTATTAACAGCTTGCGCCAATTCACAACCAAGAACGGAGGGTTTGATGAGTCGGCCTGTTCCGGAAGAAATCACACAACTGTTACTGGCTTGGGGTGGCGGAGACGATGCCGCGTTGGAAAAACTGATGCCGCTGGTGCACAACGAACTGAAGCGTATGGCCAGGCGGTATATGAACCGCCAGCGAACGGGGCATACGTTGCAAACTACAGCATTGGTGAATGAAGCCTATCTGCGGTTGATTGATTCCAGTCGCGTCAAT is a genomic window containing:
- a CDS encoding diiron oxygenase, whose protein sequence is MSTVGVTTQKATKPETPRYNFKDTLAASQKINWKIEDIIGGDKRLDFTRPFMPESLARVESLDFLNADEKRILNQIRGNAYLTIFGLVEEFILPFVMDHTRPQLDADDFQTRAYLQFAGEEAKHIHLFKRFAEEFQEGFGTDCAVIGPPSEIAKAVLTHQPLAVALVILQIEWMTQRHYLDSIADDQHLDAQFKSLLKHHWMEEAQHAKLDTLMVESLAAGCSTEEIEKAINEYLEIGGFLDGGLKMQTQFDLEAFERATNRKLTDKEREQFMIVQHQANRWTYLGSGITHPNFLATVEQLSPEARMRLETEVAPVFC